Proteins co-encoded in one Centroberyx gerrardi isolate f3 chromosome 18, fCenGer3.hap1.cur.20231027, whole genome shotgun sequence genomic window:
- the LOC139914602 gene encoding activator of 90 kDa heat shock protein ATPase homolog 1-like isoform X1: MAKWGEGDPRWIVEERADATNVNNWHWTERDVSGWSEETLRRLLLGVGVAGSEGVCQLTEVSRLEGEASINNRKGKLIFFYEWQLKASWTGTTNSGIKYKGGLEVSNLSDENDPDDLDISVSLCKDQPNTALLDLMKKDGVQKVRKVLGEYVTLLKSEFSQGMILPTADGVNQPQPANQNQAKTNRTQISSAPSPAPSPAPRPAPSSTPSCTGVRIPTCSFSLKETFLTSADELYRTFTNQEFVQVFTHAAAVVEDRRGGKFQLLDGNVSGEFTQLVPDEKIVMRWRFKTWPSEHHATIGLDLKDRGDETELRMECRGVPSAEEERTKEGWRRYYFEAIKQTFGYGARLY; encoded by the exons ATGGCTAAATGGGGAGAAGGAGATCCGCGCTGGATCGTGGAGGAAAGAGCAGACGCGACTAACGTCAACAACTGGCACTG GACGGAGCGGGACGTGAGCGGCTGGTCGGAGGAGACGCTgcggcggctgctgctgggcgTCGGGGTCGCGGGGTCAGAGGGCGTCTGCCAGCTGACCGAGGTTTCCAGACTGGAGGGAGAAGCTTCCATCAACAACCGCAAAGGGAAGCTCATCTTCTTCTACGAGTGGCAGCTGAAGGCCTCCTGGACCG gaaCAACAAACAGCGGCATCAAATACAAAGGGGGCCTGGAAGTGTCCAACCTGTCCGACGAGAACGACCCGGACGACCTGGAT atctcagtgtctctgtgtaaAGACCAACCGAACACGGCGCTCCTCGACCTGATGAAGAAGGACGGAGTCCAGAAAGTCCGGAAGGTTCTGGGCGAATACGTCACCCTGCTGAAATCAG AGTTCAGCCAGGGGATGATCCTGCCCACAGCTGACGGAGTGAACCAGcctcagccagccaatcagaaccagGCCAAGACCAACAGAACCCAG ATCAGCTCCGCCCCCAGCCCCGCCCCcagccccgccccccgcccaGCCCCCAGCTCCACTCCCAGCTGTACGGGGGTTCGAATCCCAACATGCAGCTTCTCTCTGAAGGAAACCTTCCTGACGTCGGCTGATGAGCTTTACAGGACCTTCACCAACCAGGAG TTTGTGCAGGTCTTCACCCACGCGGCGGCCGTGGTAGAGGATCGGCGTGGAGGAAAGTTCCAGCTGCTGGACGGGAACGTGAGCGGAGAGTTCACACAGCTG GTTCCCGACGAGAAGATCGTGATGAGATGGAGGTTCAAGACCTGGCCGAGCG AGCATCACGCCACCATCGGTCTGGATCTGAAGGACCGAGGAGACGAGACGGAGCTGAGGATGGAGTGTCGAGGCGTTCCTTCGGCAGAGGAGGAGCGGACGAAGGAGGGCTGGAGGAGATATTACTTTGAAGCCATCAAACAGACGTTTGGATACGGAGCTCGGCTCTACTGA
- the LOC139914602 gene encoding activator of 90 kDa heat shock protein ATPase homolog 1-like isoform X2, whose translation MAVSLSLSSLSLISVSLCKDQPNTALLDLMKKDGVQKVRKVLGEYVTLLKSEFSQGMILPTADGVNQPQPANQNQAKTNRTQISSAPSPAPSPAPRPAPSSTPSCTGVRIPTCSFSLKETFLTSADELYRTFTNQEFVQVFTHAAAVVEDRRGGKFQLLDGNVSGEFTQLVPDEKIVMRWRFKTWPSEHHATIGLDLKDRGDETELRMECRGVPSAEEERTKEGWRRYYFEAIKQTFGYGARLY comes from the exons ATGGCTGTGtcgttatcattatcatcattatcatta atctcagtgtctctgtgtaaAGACCAACCGAACACGGCGCTCCTCGACCTGATGAAGAAGGACGGAGTCCAGAAAGTCCGGAAGGTTCTGGGCGAATACGTCACCCTGCTGAAATCAG AGTTCAGCCAGGGGATGATCCTGCCCACAGCTGACGGAGTGAACCAGcctcagccagccaatcagaaccagGCCAAGACCAACAGAACCCAG ATCAGCTCCGCCCCCAGCCCCGCCCCcagccccgccccccgcccaGCCCCCAGCTCCACTCCCAGCTGTACGGGGGTTCGAATCCCAACATGCAGCTTCTCTCTGAAGGAAACCTTCCTGACGTCGGCTGATGAGCTTTACAGGACCTTCACCAACCAGGAG TTTGTGCAGGTCTTCACCCACGCGGCGGCCGTGGTAGAGGATCGGCGTGGAGGAAAGTTCCAGCTGCTGGACGGGAACGTGAGCGGAGAGTTCACACAGCTG GTTCCCGACGAGAAGATCGTGATGAGATGGAGGTTCAAGACCTGGCCGAGCG AGCATCACGCCACCATCGGTCTGGATCTGAAGGACCGAGGAGACGAGACGGAGCTGAGGATGGAGTGTCGAGGCGTTCCTTCGGCAGAGGAGGAGCGGACGAAGGAGGGCTGGAGGAGATATTACTTTGAAGCCATCAAACAGACGTTTGGATACGGAGCTCGGCTCTACTGA